A region of Flavobacterium indicum GPTSA100-9 = DSM 17447 DNA encodes the following proteins:
- a CDS encoding DUF6646 family protein, translated as MRKIIFGALMFVFVQLNAQAYKGKEDIKMQIGALIQNGGTGIVVTNDYGIGENMSFGFVASYMLNAEKAMVLNESIKPEFKDRVDVKIRFNANIGNVIGLEDNMDVYPGLNLGTRNFGGHLGFRYFFTDGFGVYAESAIPIAKYDTTPGVFGDYNNQFTFHIGTSFNL; from the coding sequence ATGAGAAAAATAATTTTTGGAGCATTAATGTTTGTATTTGTTCAATTAAATGCTCAGGCCTACAAAGGGAAAGAAGATATTAAAATGCAAATTGGAGCACTTATCCAAAACGGGGGAACTGGAATCGTAGTGACTAATGACTATGGAATTGGTGAGAATATGTCTTTTGGTTTTGTAGCCAGTTATATGTTGAATGCCGAAAAAGCAATGGTTTTAAATGAATCTATAAAGCCAGAATTTAAGGATAGAGTAGATGTGAAAATTAGATTTAATGCCAATATCGGTAATGTAATTGGATTGGAGGATAATATGGATGTTTATCCGGGTTTAAATTTAGGAACAAGAAATTTTGGAGGACATCTAGGATTCCGTTATTTCTTCACAGATGGATTTGGTGTTTATGCAGAATCAGCTATTCCAATTGCAAAATATGACACAACACCTGGAGTGTTCGGAGATTACAATAATCAATTTACTTTTCATATAGGTACAAGCTTTAATTTATAA
- a CDS encoding metallophosphoesterase: MKRTLVVGDIHGGYRALLQILERANVTTEDTLIFLGDYMDGWSESPEVLDFLIQLNQTHTCIFIKGNHDELVIDWLEERFENINESMWFKHGGKATVEAYANIDKVKKKEHIAFLKELKNYYLDSENRLFIHAGFTNLHGVEYEYFPKLFYWDRTLWEMALAMDETLGKEDLLYPNRLKIYTEIYIGHTPTTRIGQTVPVNKACIWNVDTGAAFKGPLTILDINTKEYWQSDVLPSLYPNETGRN, translated from the coding sequence ATGAAAAGAACATTAGTAGTAGGAGATATACATGGCGGTTATAGAGCGTTGCTTCAAATTTTAGAAAGAGCAAATGTTACAACAGAGGATACATTAATTTTTCTAGGTGATTATATGGATGGGTGGAGTGAATCTCCCGAAGTTTTAGATTTTTTAATTCAATTGAATCAAACCCATACATGTATTTTTATAAAAGGCAATCATGATGAATTAGTCATTGATTGGTTAGAAGAGCGATTTGAAAACATCAATGAATCGATGTGGTTTAAACACGGAGGTAAAGCAACGGTTGAAGCTTATGCAAACATTGATAAAGTTAAGAAAAAAGAACATATTGCTTTTTTAAAGGAATTAAAAAATTATTATTTAGACAGTGAAAACAGACTATTCATTCATGCGGGTTTTACCAATTTACATGGTGTAGAATACGAGTATTTTCCAAAACTGTTTTATTGGGACAGAACTTTGTGGGAAATGGCGTTAGCTATGGATGAAACCTTAGGGAAAGAGGATTTGTTGTATCCTAATCGTTTGAAAATTTATACAGAAATATATATAGGTCATACTCCCACAACCCGAATTGGACAAACCGTTCCAGTAAACAAAGCTTGTATTTGGAATGTTGATACGGGAGCTGCTTTTAAAGGTCCTTTAACTATTTTAGACATCAATACAAAAGAATATTGGCAAAGTGATGTCTTGCCTAGTTTGTATCCTAATGAAACGGGGAGGAATTAA
- a CDS encoding FeoA family protein, producing MESCHSALLKKGQKAEIVEINIDEIPLKLIEMGCLPGNTIELIQVAPLGDPLFFNVNDSKVAIRKKTAAYIYINPASIK from the coding sequence GTGGAAAGTTGTCATTCAGCACTTTTAAAGAAAGGTCAAAAAGCAGAAATTGTTGAAATCAACATCGACGAAATCCCGTTAAAGTTAATCGAAATGGGATGTTTGCCTGGTAATACCATAGAATTAATTCAGGTTGCACCGCTTGGCGATCCACTATTTTTCAATGTAAATGATTCAAAAGTAGCCATCCGAAAAAAAACAGCTGCTTACATTTACATTAACCCAGCATCAATAAAATAA
- the feoB gene encoding ferrous iron transport protein B — protein sequence MASETIKVALIGNPNVGKTSVFNHLTGLNQQVGNYPGITVDKKVGFSKLNETTRAKIIDLPGTYSLNASSIDENVVIELLLNKNDEDFPDVAVVVTEVENLKRNLLLFTQIKDLEIPTLLVINMSDRMQLKGIELNIPYLEETLKTKIALVSSRKNLGIDSIKELIVNYQSLSTEPCLNASSIDPEYFDRLRKAFPNQLLYKLWLVITQDVNFLNLQRKEIENNFTKSHTELKRLQQKETIKRYQFINDTLKIGQKIDKSKASDIQTKLDNILTHKVFGYVIFFGILLLIFQSIFDWSSVPMDFIDSTFANLSSYTKEHLPAGKFTDLISDGIIPGIGGIVIFIPQIAFLFLFISVLEESGYMSRVVFLMDKIMRKFGLSGKSIVPLISGTACAIPAIMGTRNIENWKERLVTILVTPFITCSARLPVYAILISLIIPEKRVFGLSLQGLTLMSLYFIAFVMAILSAYVLNKILKLKCKSYFVVEMPSYKVPMLKNVGINVLEKTKAFVTGAGKIILALSVVLWFLGSHGSQNFNKAEEIIAAKNANARITQEAFENQVNAYKLENSYIGMMGKSIEPVIRPLGYDWKIGVAVVSSFAAREVFVGTLATIYSVGSQGEDEGTIKLKMAEDIHPETGEKVFNFATGISLLLFYAFAMQCVSTLAIVKKETNSWRWPLIQLFFMSGFAYVSAFIAYQLLK from the coding sequence ATGGCTTCAGAGACAATAAAAGTTGCATTAATAGGAAATCCAAATGTGGGAAAAACTTCGGTTTTTAACCACTTAACGGGTTTAAATCAACAAGTTGGAAATTATCCCGGTATTACTGTTGATAAAAAAGTAGGATTCTCCAAACTAAATGAAACTACTCGAGCAAAAATTATTGATTTACCCGGCACATACAGCTTAAATGCTTCATCAATCGATGAAAACGTGGTAATTGAATTACTACTAAATAAAAACGACGAGGATTTTCCGGATGTAGCGGTTGTGGTCACCGAGGTAGAAAATTTAAAACGTAACCTTTTGTTATTTACACAAATAAAAGATTTGGAAATCCCAACACTTTTAGTAATTAACATGAGTGATCGAATGCAATTAAAAGGAATTGAACTGAATATTCCTTATTTAGAAGAAACCCTAAAAACCAAAATTGCCTTAGTTAGTTCTCGTAAAAATTTAGGTATTGATTCGATAAAAGAATTGATTGTAAATTACCAATCGCTTTCAACAGAGCCTTGTTTAAATGCCAGTTCCATTGATCCTGAATATTTCGACCGATTACGAAAAGCATTCCCTAATCAACTTTTGTACAAACTTTGGTTGGTTATTACGCAAGATGTTAATTTCTTAAATCTTCAACGTAAAGAAATTGAAAATAACTTCACCAAATCGCATACCGAACTTAAACGTTTACAACAAAAAGAAACCATAAAACGCTACCAATTTATCAACGACACCCTGAAAATTGGTCAAAAAATTGATAAATCGAAAGCAAGTGACATTCAAACTAAGTTAGACAATATCCTGACCCACAAAGTTTTTGGTTACGTCATTTTCTTTGGCATTTTATTACTAATTTTTCAATCCATTTTTGATTGGAGTAGCGTGCCAATGGACTTTATCGACAGCACTTTTGCCAATTTAAGTTCGTATACTAAAGAACATTTACCAGCAGGAAAATTTACCGATTTAATTTCCGATGGAATCATTCCTGGCATTGGAGGAATAGTGATTTTCATTCCACAAATTGCCTTTTTATTCTTATTCATTTCTGTTCTTGAAGAAAGCGGATACATGAGTCGCGTGGTTTTTTTAATGGATAAAATCATGCGCAAATTTGGCTTATCGGGTAAAAGTATAGTGCCATTAATATCGGGAACTGCTTGTGCCATTCCGGCTATTATGGGAACTCGAAATATTGAAAATTGGAAAGAACGTTTAGTTACTATATTGGTTACCCCGTTTATTACTTGTTCGGCTCGTTTACCGGTTTATGCCATATTGATTTCATTAATTATTCCCGAAAAAAGAGTATTCGGATTAAGTTTACAAGGCTTAACTTTAATGAGCCTGTATTTTATTGCCTTTGTAATGGCTATACTTTCTGCTTATGTGTTGAATAAAATCTTAAAGCTTAAGTGCAAATCCTACTTTGTAGTAGAAATGCCAAGTTATAAAGTTCCAATGTTAAAAAATGTAGGAATTAATGTGTTGGAAAAAACAAAAGCTTTTGTAACAGGAGCTGGTAAAATCATTTTAGCGCTTTCGGTTGTTTTATGGTTTTTAGGCTCACATGGTAGTCAAAATTTTAACAAAGCTGAAGAAATTATTGCTGCAAAAAATGCTAATGCAAGAATTACCCAAGAAGCTTTTGAAAATCAAGTAAACGCTTATAAGTTAGAAAACTCCTATATTGGCATGATGGGTAAATCCATTGAGCCTGTAATCCGACCATTGGGTTATGATTGGAAAATTGGTGTTGCGGTAGTAAGTTCGTTTGCTGCAAGAGAGGTTTTTGTTGGCACTTTAGCTACCATTTATAGTGTAGGTAGCCAAGGAGAAGACGAAGGAACAATTAAACTAAAAATGGCAGAAGACATTCATCCTGAAACGGGTGAAAAAGTATTTAATTTTGCTACTGGAATTTCCTTATTGTTGTTTTATGCTTTTGCTATGCAATGCGTAAGTACTTTAGCCATTGTTAAGAAAGAAACCAATTCATGGAGATGGCCTTTAATACAATTGTTTTTTATGAGTGGATTTGCTTATGTATCAGCATTTATCGCCTATCAATTATTAAAATAA
- a CDS encoding FeoB-associated Cys-rich membrane protein — translation MIQDILVYTTLVIAVGFLIKKFFFKKKASGKNCGENCDCK, via the coding sequence ATGATACAAGATATTTTAGTTTATACAACCTTAGTTATTGCCGTTGGTTTTTTAATCAAGAAATTCTTTTTTAAGAAAAAAGCATCTGGTAAAAATTGTGGTGAGAATTGTGATTGTAAGTAA
- a CDS encoding TonB-dependent receptor family protein produces MKNILFGLLAFSSLISAQELPKDTVQNIPTVLIEKQIHTPERQPEVKNNIIYSGKKNEILKLENFTANVANNNAREIFSRVPGVTVWEYDGSGIQINVATRGLNPNRSWEFNTRQNGYDISSDVFGYPEAYYNPSFQAVEKIEIIRGGAALQYGPQFGGLLNYILKREKNKPFSFETQTTLGSYNLLSSYNAMGGTKGKFSYYIYNDSKKGDGWRNNARYDVRNTHAFIGYQFNKTTSLTAEYTNADYTAQQAGGILDADLSQNPRISYRARNWFGAPWNLANITLDTKLTERLTLNVKAFGLIGERNSVGFLGNINTPDPGTKRDVARDFYKNIGIETRSMFSYQLFNKEHNLAFGLRAYYASTNRKQNGVGTTGSDFDLSVENNTFNRDLEFTTTNYAFFAENIFRITDALSITPGIRIESIKNEMEGRLSVTSGNEVMATPTTSERTVILGGLGAQYNFGKTNLYSNITQAYRPVLFGDLTPPGTTDVVDSNLKDNNGYTFDLGYRGDFFNFITFDVSYFYMTYNNRIGTIRKFINDDPAQGTYQFRTNLGESVNKGFEGYAAVDIFKAIKLKNKGSFEIFGTLSFISAKYTENKVYTASGSSITVNDYSGNRVEYAPKYIHQFGVTYGYKNFTTTIQNKIMSDVYTNAKNDITPAVNANDGKIDKYTVYDWSFKFNFLEKYNLKGGMNNVFNTAYATRRAGGFPGPGLIPNEGRTVYISLGAKF; encoded by the coding sequence ATGAAAAACATACTTTTTGGGTTACTTGCCTTTTCTTCATTAATTTCTGCACAAGAACTACCGAAAGACACCGTACAAAACATTCCGACCGTACTTATTGAAAAACAAATTCACACGCCTGAGCGTCAACCTGAAGTGAAAAATAACATCATCTATTCAGGTAAAAAAAATGAAATATTAAAATTAGAAAACTTCACTGCAAATGTTGCTAATAATAACGCTCGTGAGATTTTCTCTAGAGTACCGGGGGTTACCGTATGGGAATATGATGGTTCAGGTATTCAAATAAATGTTGCAACAAGAGGATTAAATCCAAATAGGAGTTGGGAATTTAATACCCGACAAAATGGATATGATATTTCTTCGGATGTTTTTGGTTATCCTGAAGCCTATTACAACCCCTCTTTTCAGGCCGTTGAAAAAATTGAAATTATTCGTGGTGGAGCGGCATTACAATATGGACCTCAATTTGGTGGACTATTAAATTACATTTTAAAAAGAGAAAAAAACAAACCATTCTCATTTGAAACTCAAACAACTTTAGGTAGTTATAACTTATTATCTTCTTACAATGCCATGGGTGGAACTAAAGGTAAGTTTTCGTATTATATATATAATGATTCCAAAAAAGGAGACGGCTGGAGAAACAATGCTAGATATGACGTTCGAAATACGCACGCTTTTATTGGATACCAATTCAACAAAACCACTTCATTGACGGCAGAATACACAAATGCTGATTATACGGCTCAACAAGCAGGTGGAATTTTAGATGCTGATTTGAGTCAAAATCCGAGAATTTCTTATCGTGCAAGAAACTGGTTTGGTGCACCTTGGAATTTAGCTAACATAACTTTAGATACCAAATTGACTGAACGACTTACATTAAATGTAAAAGCATTTGGTTTAATTGGAGAACGAAACAGTGTAGGATTCCTAGGTAATATAAACACTCCTGATCCAGGAACAAAAAGAGATGTAGCCAGAGATTTTTACAAAAATATAGGTATAGAAACGCGTAGTATGTTTTCATACCAATTGTTCAACAAAGAACACAATTTAGCCTTTGGTCTTAGAGCTTATTATGCTTCTACAAATCGTAAACAAAATGGGGTTGGCACAACTGGTTCTGACTTTGATTTAAGTGTAGAAAACAATACATTCAATAGAGACTTGGAATTTACTACTACAAACTATGCTTTCTTTGCTGAAAATATTTTTAGAATTACAGATGCCTTAAGTATTACGCCTGGAATTCGAATCGAATCCATAAAAAATGAAATGGAGGGCCGTTTATCTGTAACCTCAGGTAATGAGGTCATGGCAACCCCAACTACAAGCGAAAGAACTGTAATTTTAGGTGGATTAGGAGCACAATATAACTTTGGTAAAACTAATTTATATTCAAACATTACACAAGCCTACCGACCTGTTTTATTTGGTGATCTAACGCCTCCAGGTACTACAGATGTGGTTGATTCAAATTTAAAAGACAACAACGGATATACTTTTGATTTGGGTTATCGCGGTGATTTTTTCAACTTCATTACTTTTGATGTTAGTTATTTTTACATGACTTATAACAACCGTATTGGTACCATTAGGAAATTTATTAATGATGATCCTGCACAAGGAACCTATCAATTCCGAACGAATTTGGGTGAAAGTGTCAACAAAGGATTTGAAGGTTATGCTGCTGTAGATATTTTTAAAGCAATCAAACTTAAAAATAAAGGAAGTTTCGAAATTTTTGGCACACTTTCGTTTATAAGTGCAAAATATACTGAAAATAAGGTGTATACTGCTTCTGGTTCTTCCATTACAGTCAATGATTATTCTGGAAACCGTGTAGAATATGCCCCTAAATACATACATCAATTTGGTGTTACTTATGGATATAAAAATTTTACAACGACGATCCAAAATAAAATTATGAGTGATGTTTATACCAATGCTAAAAATGACATCACACCCGCTGTTAATGCAAACGATGGAAAAATAGATAAATATACAGTTTACGACTGGTCCTTTAAATTTAATTTCTTAGAGAAATACAATCTAAAAGGTGGAATGAATAATGTTTTCAATACGGCATATGCAACAAGAAGAGCCGGTGGGTTTCCAGGACCAGGGTTAATTCCAAATGAGGGCAGAACAGTTTATATTAGTTTAGGAGCCAAATTTTAA
- a CDS encoding ZIP family metal transporter, which yields MFEEIINYLERIDPVWAALLATTFTWFVTAAGASFVFFFKTMNRAVLDGMLGFTGGVMVAASYWSLLAPAIEMSKGEGFQKVLPAAVGFLLGALFLFALDKTLPHLHINFQETEGMKSPWQRTTLLVLAITLHNIPEGLAVGVLFGGVAAGIPEASIAGAVTLAIGIGIQNFPEGIAVSMPLRRMGMSRRKSFMYGQSSALVEPIAGVLGAVAVTFFTPILPYALAFAAGAMIFVVVEEVIPETQQDKNTDIATLGFIGGFIVMMSLDVALG from the coding sequence ATGTTTGAAGAAATAATTAACTATTTAGAACGTATAGATCCGGTATGGGCGGCTTTACTTGCCACAACCTTTACTTGGTTTGTAACGGCAGCAGGTGCCTCTTTTGTTTTCTTTTTTAAAACAATGAATCGTGCTGTTTTAGATGGGATGCTTGGATTTACTGGTGGAGTAATGGTAGCGGCAAGTTATTGGAGTTTATTAGCCCCTGCCATTGAAATGAGTAAAGGAGAAGGGTTTCAAAAAGTTTTACCTGCCGCAGTAGGTTTTTTATTAGGCGCCTTGTTTTTGTTTGCATTGGACAAAACATTACCCCATTTACATATTAATTTTCAAGAAACTGAAGGAATGAAATCCCCTTGGCAGCGAACTACTTTATTGGTTTTAGCTATTACGTTACATAATATTCCAGAAGGACTAGCTGTTGGTGTTTTGTTTGGAGGTGTAGCGGCAGGAATTCCAGAAGCCTCTATCGCAGGCGCTGTGACTTTAGCAATAGGTATAGGAATACAAAATTTTCCTGAAGGCATTGCGGTATCCATGCCCTTAAGACGCATGGGTATGAGTAGAAGAAAAAGTTTTATGTACGGTCAATCGTCGGCTTTGGTAGAACCCATCGCGGGAGTATTAGGTGCAGTTGCCGTAACTTTTTTTACCCCCATTTTACCTTATGCATTGGCGTTTGCAGCTGGTGCTATGATTTTTGTGGTGGTAGAAGAAGTAATACCAGAAACCCAACAAGACAAAAATACAGATATAGCTACTTTAGGTTTCATAGGTGGTTTTATAGTAATGATGAGTTTAGATGTAGCTTTAGGATAA
- a CDS encoding metal-dependent transcriptional regulator, translated as MTISEENYLKAIYHLIQLMPKGVNTNTIAASLDTKASSVTDMLKKLSEKELVTYQKYQGVTLTESGKLSAKMIVRKHRLWEVFLVDKLGFAWDEVHEVAEELEHIQSEKLINQLDQFLNFPSFDPHGDPIPNAKGEIVNVDKQLLSEIAIGKEVSCVGVKDSSPEFLKYLDKQQIALGTILKVIEKEEFDGTLKIQIGTKTKVLSDKIANNLFVK; from the coding sequence ATGACAATTTCTGAAGAAAATTATTTGAAAGCCATCTATCATTTAATCCAATTGATGCCAAAAGGTGTTAATACTAATACTATTGCAGCTTCATTAGACACAAAGGCTTCTTCGGTAACGGATATGCTTAAAAAACTTTCAGAAAAAGAATTGGTTACTTATCAAAAGTACCAAGGAGTTACGTTAACGGAATCGGGTAAATTATCTGCTAAAATGATTGTTAGAAAACATCGATTATGGGAAGTTTTTTTAGTAGATAAATTGGGTTTTGCTTGGGATGAGGTACACGAAGTCGCTGAAGAGTTGGAACATATTCAATCCGAAAAATTAATCAATCAATTGGATCAGTTTTTAAATTTTCCAAGTTTTGATCCGCATGGAGATCCGATTCCTAATGCAAAAGGTGAAATAGTGAATGTAGACAAACAATTACTTTCAGAAATTGCCATAGGAAAAGAAGTTTCTTGTGTAGGTGTAAAAGATTCTTCACCCGAATTTTTGAAATATTTAGATAAACAACAAATTGCTTTGGGTACAATTTTAAAAGTAATTGAAAAAGAAGAATTTGACGGAACTTTGAAAATCCAAATAGGAACTAAAACTAAAGTGCTTTCAGATAAAATTGCCAATAATTTATTTGTAAAGTAA